The window AGGCAAGTTTTCAACTATGCCACCACCGGTGATGTGAGCCATTGCCGTAATCTTATCCTTTAATCTTAAAAAGTCGCTCACGTAAATTCTAGTTGGCTCAAGAAGTACGTCGATGAGCTTTTTATCGCCTACTTTTTCATCAAATTTTAGTCCAAGCTCGCTAACTACTTTTCTTGCAAGAGAGAAGCCATTTGAGTGCAGGCCACTACTAGGAAGTGCGACTAAAACGTCACCAGCTTTTACAAATTTGCTTCTGTCGATCTCATCAGCCTCAGCGATACCAACGGCAAATCCAGCAAGATCGAAGTCGCCTTTTTCATACATCGACGGCATCTCCGCTGTCTCGCCGCCGATAAGTGCGCATTGCGCCTTTTTGCAGCCATTTGCGATGCTTTTTACAACCTCTTTGGCACTCTCTATCTCAAGCTTTGCCGTTGCGTAGTAATCGAGAAAAAAGAGTGGTGTGGCGAAGTTACAGATGAGGTCGTTTACGCACATTGCGACTAGATCCTCGCCCACGCTGTCAAATTTCTTAGCGTCGATAGCTAGGCGAAGCTTTGTGCCGACACCGTCAGTCGCGCCTAGAATGGCTGGATTTTTATACCCGCTTGGTAGTCTGACCGCTCCTGAAAATGACCCAATGCCACCTATAACGTTTGGTGTTTGTGTAGATTTTACGAAAGGCTTTATCGCCTCAACAAAGCTATTTCCAGCATCTATATCCACTCCAGCATCTTTATAGCTTATCATCTTTACCCTTTTTTGTAATTTTTTAAAACTTTAGCCAAAAGTTGCTAAAATTGTCATCAATTTTCAAAAATGGAGCGAGTTTGCAGAAATTTCCAAACGCTTATGTCGTCACAGGCTCGATCGCTAGCGGTAAAAGCACGGCTATAAATTTGCTAAAAAAACGAGGCTTTAGTGTGATTGATGCGGACGTGATCGCTCATGAACAGCTTGAAATTTGTAAATGTGAGATAGTAGAATTTTTTGGCGAGCAAATTTTAGACGAAGTTGGCAAGATCGATCGTCAAAAACTTGGTGCCATTGTTTTTAATGATCCAAAAAAATTAAAAATTTTAGAGCAAATTTTGCATCCAAAGATAAAGGAAGAAATTTTATCTCGTGCTACGAATCTTGAGTGCTTGGGGCAGGTTTATTTTGTCGATATTCCTTTGTTTTTTGAAAAAGAGGATCGATACGCTGAGTTTAAAAATATAGCTGTGATCTATGCGCCAAAAGAGCTTTTGCTAAGCCGCTTAATGAGCCGAAATGGTCTAAGTTTAGAGGACGCAAAAGCAAGAGTGGAGCTTCAGATGGATATCGAGCAAAAGCGAAAAAGGGCAAATTTTATCATAGATAATAGTGATGATAAAAAAAATTTAGAGCAAGAACTAGAGAAATTTCTAAGGCAAATTTGCGGCTAGTTTTATATAAATTTGGCAAAAATAAGTAGAGTAATGT of the Campylobacter concisus genome contains:
- the purM gene encoding phosphoribosylformylglycinamidine cyclo-ligase: MISYKDAGVDIDAGNSFVEAIKPFVKSTQTPNVIGGIGSFSGAVRLPSGYKNPAILGATDGVGTKLRLAIDAKKFDSVGEDLVAMCVNDLICNFATPLFFLDYYATAKLEIESAKEVVKSIANGCKKAQCALIGGETAEMPSMYEKGDFDLAGFAVGIAEADEIDRSKFVKAGDVLVALPSSGLHSNGFSLARKVVSELGLKFDEKVGDKKLIDVLLEPTRIYVSDFLRLKDKITAMAHITGGGIVENLPRVFPAGLGAKVQKSAIKTPEIFKIIAQKVEDSEMMRTFNMGVGMILVVSKENVDAVLASSDGYVIGEVVNGKGVELV
- the coaE gene encoding dephospho-CoA kinase (Dephospho-CoA kinase (CoaE) performs the final step in coenzyme A biosynthesis.) yields the protein MQKFPNAYVVTGSIASGKSTAINLLKKRGFSVIDADVIAHEQLEICKCEIVEFFGEQILDEVGKIDRQKLGAIVFNDPKKLKILEQILHPKIKEEILSRATNLECLGQVYFVDIPLFFEKEDRYAEFKNIAVIYAPKELLLSRLMSRNGLSLEDAKARVELQMDIEQKRKRANFIIDNSDDKKNLEQELEKFLRQICG